One Halocalculus aciditolerans DNA segment encodes these proteins:
- the hutU gene encoding urocanate hydratase — MDRTRRFDVGDPSEQWLDYQGAPTGTDIECEGWRQEAALRMLNNNLDPEVGEDPENLVVYGGTGRAARSWDAYDAILAELRELDDDETLLVQSGKPVGVFRTHEMAPRVLIANSNLVGKWDDWTHFHELEAKGLIMYGQMTAGSWAYIGTQGIIQGTYETLAELASQEYDASSLEGRIVATGGLGGMGGAQPLAVTMNGGVCIAAEVDESRIERRLDTGYCMERADDLDDAIEKAEAAADAGDPYSVAVHVNAADMLEGMLERGFTPDVVTDQTSAHDELEGYYPSGYTVEEADALRDDDPERYVEESLDTMERHVRAILDLQDAGAVAFEYGNNIRGQVEEHREMADAFDFPGFVPAYIRPLFCRGKGPFRWVALSGDEADIHRTDEAVKELFPEKEDLTRWIDLAQEQVQFQGLPSRVCWLGYQAADASETRRDGGGDAAGAERLTERARFALRINDLVAEGEISAPIVVTRDHLDAGSVASPHRETEAMRDGSDAIADWPILNALLNTAAGADIVSVHDGGGVGIGNALHANNHVVLDGSDLAAKKARRVFTTDPGMGVIRHADAGYEEAFDEAEESSVAVPMRDRTEGGE, encoded by the coding sequence ATGGACAGGACGCGACGGTTCGACGTCGGCGACCCGAGCGAGCAGTGGCTCGACTATCAGGGCGCGCCGACCGGAACGGACATCGAATGCGAGGGCTGGCGGCAGGAGGCCGCGCTTCGAATGCTGAACAACAACCTCGACCCGGAGGTCGGCGAGGACCCCGAGAACCTCGTCGTCTACGGCGGCACGGGACGCGCGGCGCGCTCCTGGGACGCCTACGACGCCATCCTCGCGGAGCTCCGTGAGCTCGACGACGACGAGACGCTCCTCGTGCAGTCGGGGAAGCCGGTCGGCGTCTTCCGGACGCACGAGATGGCCCCGCGCGTGCTCATCGCGAACTCCAACTTAGTGGGTAAGTGGGACGACTGGACGCACTTCCACGAGCTGGAGGCGAAGGGGCTCATCATGTACGGGCAGATGACGGCGGGGTCGTGGGCGTACATCGGGACACAGGGCATCATCCAGGGGACGTACGAGACGCTCGCGGAGCTGGCGAGCCAGGAGTACGACGCGAGTTCTCTCGAAGGTCGTATCGTGGCGACGGGCGGCCTCGGCGGGATGGGGGGTGCACAGCCGCTCGCGGTGACGATGAACGGCGGCGTCTGCATCGCCGCCGAAGTGGACGAGTCACGCATCGAGCGCCGCCTCGACACGGGCTACTGCATGGAGCGAGCGGACGACCTCGACGACGCCATCGAGAAGGCGGAAGCGGCCGCGGACGCGGGCGACCCGTACTCCGTCGCCGTGCACGTGAACGCCGCGGACATGCTCGAAGGGATGCTCGAACGCGGGTTCACCCCCGACGTCGTCACCGACCAGACGAGCGCGCACGACGAACTGGAGGGCTACTACCCGAGCGGGTACACCGTCGAGGAAGCCGACGCCCTCCGCGACGACGACCCCGAGCGGTACGTCGAGGAGAGCCTGGACACGATGGAGCGCCACGTCCGCGCCATCCTCGACCTCCAGGACGCGGGCGCGGTCGCGTTCGAGTACGGGAACAACATCCGCGGACAGGTCGAAGAACACCGCGAGATGGCGGACGCGTTCGACTTCCCCGGGTTCGTTCCGGCGTATATCCGCCCGCTCTTCTGCCGCGGGAAGGGCCCGTTCCGCTGGGTGGCGCTCTCCGGCGACGAGGCCGACATCCACCGCACCGACGAAGCAGTGAAAGAGCTCTTCCCGGAGAAGGAGGATCTCACGCGGTGGATCGACCTCGCACAGGAGCAGGTACAGTTCCAGGGGCTCCCCTCCAGAGTCTGTTGGCTCGGCTACCAGGCGGCCGATGCGTCGGAGACGCGCCGGGACGGAGGCGGCGACGCCGCCGGAGCGGAACGACTCACGGAGCGCGCGCGGTTCGCGCTCCGCATCAACGACCTCGTCGCAGAGGGGGAGATTTCCGCGCCCATCGTGGTGACGCGCGACCACCTCGACGCGGGGAGCGTCGCGAGCCCGCACCGGGAGACGGAGGCGATGCGGGACGGCTCGGACGCGATTGCGGACTGGCCGATTCTGAACGCGCTCCTGAATACGGCGGCGGGCGCGGACATCGTGAGCGTGCACGACGGCGGCGGGGTCGGCATCGGGAACGCCCTGCACGCGAACAACCACGTCGTCCTCGACGGGTCGGACCTCGCGGCGAAGAAGGCCCGGCGTGTGTTCACGACCGACCCGGGGATGGGCGTGATTCGGCACGCGGACGCCGGCTACGAGGAGGCGTTCGACGAGGCCGAAGAATCGAGCGTCGCCGTGCCGATGCGCGACCGAACGGAGGGCGGCGAGTGA
- the hutG gene encoding formimidoylglutamase, with protein MSGFADPPAWSGSSSDPNDVQFGDVVEGTALADADSYDRVLVGEPYDGAVIGRTGARDGPAAIRESLAAAKAYHFEHGTVASVGDLGDVRPPEGDVAHVQETVADVAAEVHALDATPVFLGGDNSLTYGNVRPLLDDGAVGVVSLDAHLDCREVGDEPSSGTPYRQLFDAGLDALAVVGARHFETTGAYHAFLREQGGRVLTASEVGESVEDAAQAALATVADVDTLYVSLDVDVLDGALAPGVSAPTPGGLTAREVFALLRAFAADDRVAGFEVVETAPRLDSNGHTTKTAARAVAHFLSAHTHHHA; from the coding sequence GTGAGCGGCTTCGCCGACCCGCCGGCGTGGTCGGGGTCGTCGAGCGACCCGAACGACGTCCAGTTCGGCGACGTCGTCGAGGGGACGGCGCTCGCGGACGCCGACAGCTACGACCGCGTGCTCGTCGGCGAGCCCTACGACGGCGCGGTCATCGGTCGGACGGGCGCGCGCGACGGCCCCGCGGCGATTCGCGAGTCGCTCGCCGCCGCGAAAGCCTACCACTTCGAGCACGGCACGGTCGCTTCAGTTGGCGACCTCGGCGACGTCCGACCTCCCGAGGGGGACGTCGCGCACGTACAGGAAACGGTCGCGGATGTCGCGGCGGAGGTCCACGCGCTCGACGCGACGCCGGTCTTCCTCGGCGGCGACAACTCGCTCACGTACGGGAACGTCCGCCCGCTCCTCGACGACGGGGCAGTGGGCGTCGTCAGTCTCGACGCCCACCTCGACTGCCGCGAAGTCGGCGACGAGCCGAGTTCGGGGACGCCGTACCGCCAGCTGTTCGACGCGGGCCTCGACGCGCTCGCCGTCGTCGGCGCGCGGCACTTCGAGACGACGGGAGCCTACCACGCCTTCCTCCGCGAGCAGGGCGGCCGCGTCCTCACCGCGAGCGAAGTCGGCGAGAGCGTCGAGGACGCCGCGCAGGCGGCGCTCGCCACCGTCGCGGACGTCGACACGCTCTACGTGAGCCTCGACGTCGACGTTCTGGACGGCGCGCTCGCGCCCGGAGTGTCCGCGCCGACGCCCGGCGGGCTCACGGCGCGCGAGGTGTTCGCGCTCCTCCGCGCGTTCGCCGCGGACGACCGCGTCGCCGGGTTCGAAGTCGTCGAGACCGCGCCCCGCCTCGACTCGAACGGCCACACGACGAAGACGGCCGCGCGCGCCGTC